The following are encoded in a window of Ricinus communis isolate WT05 ecotype wild-type chromosome 4, ASM1957865v1, whole genome shotgun sequence genomic DNA:
- the LOC8263441 gene encoding transcription factor TCP5 isoform X1, with protein MVADAPYLYSFHPSQYDAVLQLNNEKDKMITSSREKGFQAKQEGDANDNNKKFSKAPSTSRQWSAFRNPRIVRVSRSFGGKDRHSKVCTIRGLRDRRIRLSVPTAIQLYDLQDRLGLSQPSKVIDWLLDATKDDIDKLPPLQLPQGFGQFHQQMLVSHESNSSQSSLAPFFDVNSTFNKDIGFHSLGIKVNNSNLDGDHQNSIIMGKTKYWEAEAETSMRATSSSTSEKGKWVRTNDHEENQDGVLSAQKLFPLASTHSSFPGLLNNPIPFNSHYHWDASNLSLSQFGTNHGMIIPQPENSALDSNTSTVALPAFSSGSQFFLCPPATVSSLFPQYPPYVATPLENNEPRETNHFQWLTSSSANNPMKNFSLGVNPGLVHHHSQRSSASQPDKDNAADT; from the exons ATGGTAGCGGATGCGCCATacctttattcttttcatccTTCACAATATGATGCG GTTTTGCAACTCAATAATGAGAAAGATAAGATGATTACAAGTTCAAGAGAAAAGGGTTTTCAAGCAAAGCAAGAGGGTGATGCTAATGACAATAATAAGAAGTTCTCCAAGGCACCGTCCACTTCAAGACAGTGGTCAGCATTTAGGAATCCAAGAATTGTACGCGTTTCGCGTTCTTTCGGAGGAAAAGATAGGCATAGCAAGGTTTGCACTATAAGAGGATTGAGAGACAGGAGAATCAGGCTTTCTGTTCCCACAGCGATCCAGTTATATGATCTTCAAGATAGGCTTGGTTTAAGTCAGCCTAGCAAGGTAATAGACTGGTTGCTTGATGCAACTAAAGATGACATTGATAAGCTTCCACCGCTCCAATTGCCTCAAGGATTTGGTCAATTCCATCAACAGATGCTAGTTTCTCATGAATCAAACTCATCTCAATCTTCTCTTGCTCCTTTCTTCGATGTAAATTCAACATTCAACAAGGATATTGGGTTTCATTCATTAGGGATAAAGGTCAATAATAGTAATCTTGATGGTGACCACCAAAACAGTATAATAATGGGAAAAACAAAGTATTGGGAAGCAGAAGCAGAAACTTCAATGAGAGCTACAAGTAGTAGTACAAGTGAGAAAGGAAAATGGGTCAGAACAAATGATCatgaagaaaatcaagatGGGGTACTTTCAGCTCAAAAATTGTTCCCTCTTGCTTCTACTCATTCTTCCTTTCCTGGCTTGCTAAACAACCCCATTCCTTTCAATTCACACTATCATTGGGATGCTTcaaatttatctttatctcAATTTGGAACAAATCATGGAATGATCATTCCTCAACCAGAAAATTCTGCACTCGACAGCAACACTAGTACTGTTGCATTGCCAGCTTTCTCCTCGGGTTCTCAGTTCTTTTTATGTCCTCCGGCAACAGTATCATCTTTGTTTCCACAATATCCTCCTTATGTTGCCACTCCGTTGGAGAATAATGAGCCGAGGGAAACAAACCATTTTCAGTGGTTGACTTCATCATCAGCTAATAATCCAATGAAGAATTTCTCGTTGGGTGTAAATCCAGGGCTTGTTCATCATCATTCTCAAAGGAGTAGTGCAAGCCAACCTGACAAAGATAATGCAGCCGATACTTAA
- the LOC8263441 gene encoding transcription factor TCP5 isoform X2: protein MITSSREKGFQAKQEGDANDNNKKFSKAPSTSRQWSAFRNPRIVRVSRSFGGKDRHSKVCTIRGLRDRRIRLSVPTAIQLYDLQDRLGLSQPSKVIDWLLDATKDDIDKLPPLQLPQGFGQFHQQMLVSHESNSSQSSLAPFFDVNSTFNKDIGFHSLGIKVNNSNLDGDHQNSIIMGKTKYWEAEAETSMRATSSSTSEKGKWVRTNDHEENQDGVLSAQKLFPLASTHSSFPGLLNNPIPFNSHYHWDASNLSLSQFGTNHGMIIPQPENSALDSNTSTVALPAFSSGSQFFLCPPATVSSLFPQYPPYVATPLENNEPRETNHFQWLTSSSANNPMKNFSLGVNPGLVHHHSQRSSASQPDKDNAADT, encoded by the coding sequence ATGATTACAAGTTCAAGAGAAAAGGGTTTTCAAGCAAAGCAAGAGGGTGATGCTAATGACAATAATAAGAAGTTCTCCAAGGCACCGTCCACTTCAAGACAGTGGTCAGCATTTAGGAATCCAAGAATTGTACGCGTTTCGCGTTCTTTCGGAGGAAAAGATAGGCATAGCAAGGTTTGCACTATAAGAGGATTGAGAGACAGGAGAATCAGGCTTTCTGTTCCCACAGCGATCCAGTTATATGATCTTCAAGATAGGCTTGGTTTAAGTCAGCCTAGCAAGGTAATAGACTGGTTGCTTGATGCAACTAAAGATGACATTGATAAGCTTCCACCGCTCCAATTGCCTCAAGGATTTGGTCAATTCCATCAACAGATGCTAGTTTCTCATGAATCAAACTCATCTCAATCTTCTCTTGCTCCTTTCTTCGATGTAAATTCAACATTCAACAAGGATATTGGGTTTCATTCATTAGGGATAAAGGTCAATAATAGTAATCTTGATGGTGACCACCAAAACAGTATAATAATGGGAAAAACAAAGTATTGGGAAGCAGAAGCAGAAACTTCAATGAGAGCTACAAGTAGTAGTACAAGTGAGAAAGGAAAATGGGTCAGAACAAATGATCatgaagaaaatcaagatGGGGTACTTTCAGCTCAAAAATTGTTCCCTCTTGCTTCTACTCATTCTTCCTTTCCTGGCTTGCTAAACAACCCCATTCCTTTCAATTCACACTATCATTGGGATGCTTcaaatttatctttatctcAATTTGGAACAAATCATGGAATGATCATTCCTCAACCAGAAAATTCTGCACTCGACAGCAACACTAGTACTGTTGCATTGCCAGCTTTCTCCTCGGGTTCTCAGTTCTTTTTATGTCCTCCGGCAACAGTATCATCTTTGTTTCCACAATATCCTCCTTATGTTGCCACTCCGTTGGAGAATAATGAGCCGAGGGAAACAAACCATTTTCAGTGGTTGACTTCATCATCAGCTAATAATCCAATGAAGAATTTCTCGTTGGGTGTAAATCCAGGGCTTGTTCATCATCATTCTCAAAGGAGTAGTGCAAGCCAACCTGACAAAGATAATGCAGCCGATACTTAA